The following proteins are encoded in a genomic region of Spirosoma sp. SC4-14:
- a CDS encoding putative Ig domain-containing protein, with protein sequence MFRRLRSVSQLWLWLMVLLIAPVARGQVVISQVYGGGGNSNATYKNDFIELFNRGNTPVVIDGWSVQYASATGSSWSNTTPLSGTIAAGGYFLIKESSGGSNGVDLPTSDLSGSINLSASAGKVALVNVTTALSGTCPTGASIIDFVGFGTTANCYEGSGSTPAPSNTNAVLRAGNGCTDTNDNSSDFSAGTPNPRNSATALSPCGGSVLTAIPTSLTGLTTTEGTASASLSYTLTGANLEANPVSVSATAGIELSTDNGTFQPTLSITPSSGSVSQVIYARLSSTATAGVFSGTITHTASSTLTASVTVSGQVNAPSAPLLSASPTTLSGFTATQGTASAEQSYTLTTANLSEDITITAPAGVEVSSTSGSGFASSILIPSATALPVVYVRLTAATAGIVSGTITNTSTSLTATVTVNGTVNSNSPYTPISIARAGVGNTYTIQGRVTVTNQLGARQIYIQDQTGGIAVYSGSTGDDLASLVQLGDSVLARGPVTVYNGYLEITSPAATSFTVISGVGTVIPTPMTITPDQLANYQGQLVAIDNATISGSDPTFSGGTSYTVTASGQSGTLRISANSPLAGAGRPSNPVSVTGISDRFVSGATTTGTNGMQLQPRILADIPGSTAAQDSYCGGTESTTLTRGQTLDIAAWNMEFFGADGGSIVCPNGTYTYDDMGPTNEDLQQTNATTVLTKLDADIISVEEVSDINRFSAAVAAIPGSYSYVCSDKFSYFFQDQCDQQVTGGKVFGPTSLAQKVCVIYNTATVTPDLAETKALLYNSSALYTYPGGNGWSSGRLPFMFVADATINGVTRRIHVVALHAKSGSASADFNRRKQDFADLKTLLDTDYPNANIVMLGDYNDESTTSIYTGSPVSSFDNFVTDATNYDVLTKPLEQQNCSTFNSSASFIDHMIVSNDLQAGYIDNSVSVLQPFSIPNYGNTTSDHNPISARFDLTKLTAPNTAPTVANAIAPQSATVNQAFSFTIPSNTFTDAETPGSLTLTVSSLPAGLSFTAPATISGTPSTTVGSPFTIMVTATDPGSLSVSTSFPLTVNAEGVSNPGSFTIASVTTVNCATISAGERSVTFTPVYSNSDNSTITFSVVNETLPTTNAGPYTLQLYTDNPIITLKAEQSGTVAMFSYSWLAACNNPGGNTAPTVANAIAPQSATVNQAFSFTIPSNTFTDAETPGSLTLTVSSLPAGLSFTAPATISGTPSTTVGSPFTIMVTATDPGSLSVSTSFPLTVNAEGVSDPGSFTIASVTTVNCATISAGERSVTFTPVYSGTTTSPITFSVVNEMAATTNSGPYTLSLYTDNPIITLWASQDGNPAMFSYSWLAACNNPGGNTAPTVANAIAPQSATVNQAFSFTIPSNTFTDAETPGSLTLAVSSLPAGLSFTAPATISGTPSTTVGSPFTIMVTATDPGSLSVSTSFPLTVNAEGVSNPGSFTIASVNTIYCETISASERNVTFTPVYSNSDNSTITFSVVNERVPTTASGPYTLRLYTDNPTITLKAEQSGVVATFSYNWLAACTMPVRLGASETTETLSVVILGNPVVNESVDIEVRGATGQTLRLQAIDSRGRSISETSIERPTLVERATLPLGRSSGIYFLQIMTDTQNKVMKLIKE encoded by the coding sequence ATGTTTCGACGTTTACGTTCGGTAAGCCAGCTATGGCTATGGCTTATGGTATTGCTGATTGCTCCGGTTGCCAGAGGGCAGGTTGTTATTAGCCAGGTGTATGGCGGTGGTGGCAACTCAAATGCTACTTATAAAAATGATTTTATTGAGTTATTTAACAGGGGTAACACTCCCGTAGTGATTGACGGCTGGAGCGTACAGTACGCTAGTGCTACTGGCAGTAGCTGGTCTAATACAACACCCTTGAGTGGTACAATAGCGGCTGGCGGATACTTTTTAATAAAAGAAAGTTCTGGCGGATCTAATGGGGTCGATTTGCCCACCAGTGATTTGTCAGGGAGTATCAATTTGAGTGCCTCCGCCGGGAAAGTAGCGTTGGTAAATGTTACAACGGCATTGAGTGGTACTTGTCCGACGGGAGCATCAATCATTGACTTTGTAGGATTTGGTACAACGGCTAATTGTTACGAAGGAAGCGGCTCAACGCCCGCGCCAAGTAATACAAATGCTGTTTTGCGGGCAGGCAATGGATGTACGGATACAAATGATAACTCGTCGGATTTTAGTGCAGGAACGCCTAATCCGAGAAACTCCGCTACGGCGCTCAGCCCATGTGGCGGTAGTGTTTTAACGGCAATACCAACTTCATTAACAGGACTTACAACTACAGAGGGAACGGCTTCGGCATCACTGTCCTATACGCTGACGGGAGCCAACCTGGAGGCAAATCCGGTTTCGGTTTCGGCAACGGCTGGTATCGAATTAAGTACCGATAATGGTACATTCCAGCCAACACTGTCCATTACGCCCTCGTCGGGGAGTGTTTCTCAGGTTATTTATGCGCGATTGAGTAGTACGGCAACGGCCGGAGTGTTTAGTGGAACAATCACTCATACGGCAAGTAGCACGCTGACAGCTTCAGTTACCGTTAGCGGGCAGGTGAACGCACCGAGCGCTCCGCTCTTATCGGCATCGCCTACTACACTGTCGGGTTTTACGGCTACGCAGGGAACCGCTTCGGCTGAACAATCGTATACGCTGACAACGGCTAATCTTTCAGAAGATATCACTATAACCGCTCCGGCTGGTGTTGAGGTTAGCTCAACCTCGGGAAGCGGGTTTGCTTCATCAATCCTGATCCCATCAGCAACCGCATTGCCAGTTGTGTATGTTCGCCTGACAGCAGCTACGGCTGGCATTGTCAGTGGCACTATTACCAATACATCGACGAGCCTCACGGCAACGGTGACGGTAAATGGTACTGTCAATTCGAATTCGCCTTATACGCCGATCTCCATTGCGCGGGCGGGCGTAGGAAATACCTATACGATTCAGGGGCGCGTAACGGTGACCAATCAGCTTGGCGCCCGCCAGATTTACATTCAGGATCAAACAGGAGGCATTGCCGTTTACAGTGGCTCGACGGGCGATGATCTGGCATCGCTGGTGCAACTGGGTGATTCGGTGCTGGCTCGTGGCCCGGTTACGGTGTACAATGGCTATCTGGAAATTACGTCGCCAGCCGCCACCAGCTTTACGGTTATTTCTGGTGTTGGTACCGTGATTCCTACGCCTATGACGATTACACCCGATCAACTGGCCAATTATCAAGGCCAACTAGTGGCTATTGATAATGCAACGATTAGCGGATCAGACCCAACATTTTCGGGAGGGACCAGCTATACAGTAACGGCTTCTGGGCAGTCGGGTACGTTGCGCATCAGTGCCAACTCACCACTGGCAGGCGCAGGTCGTCCGAGCAATCCGGTGAGCGTAACGGGTATTTCAGACCGCTTTGTGTCGGGTGCGACCACTACAGGTACGAACGGTATGCAGCTTCAGCCCCGGATTCTGGCCGATATTCCTGGTAGTACGGCCGCGCAGGATTCATATTGCGGAGGTACAGAGTCGACAACGCTGACCCGCGGACAGACGCTCGATATTGCAGCCTGGAATATGGAGTTCTTTGGGGCCGATGGTGGGTCGATCGTTTGCCCGAACGGTACCTATACCTATGACGATATGGGCCCAACGAACGAAGATCTGCAACAGACCAATGCCACAACGGTATTGACCAAACTGGACGCCGACATTATCTCAGTCGAAGAGGTGAGCGATATCAATCGATTCAGTGCAGCCGTAGCTGCTATTCCTGGTAGCTATAGCTATGTATGTTCCGATAAGTTTTCGTATTTCTTTCAGGATCAGTGCGATCAGCAGGTAACGGGTGGTAAGGTGTTTGGCCCTACGTCACTGGCTCAGAAAGTTTGTGTGATCTACAATACAGCTACCGTTACGCCGGATCTGGCCGAAACAAAAGCGCTGTTGTACAACTCGTCTGCTCTCTACACTTATCCGGGAGGCAATGGCTGGTCGTCGGGACGGTTGCCATTCATGTTCGTGGCCGATGCAACAATCAATGGGGTTACGCGTCGCATCCATGTAGTGGCGCTTCATGCCAAATCGGGGAGTGCATCGGCCGACTTCAATCGTCGGAAGCAGGATTTTGCCGATCTCAAAACCTTACTCGATACGGACTATCCGAATGCAAACATTGTTATGCTGGGCGATTACAACGATGAGTCGACAACATCAATCTACACTGGCTCACCGGTTTCATCGTTCGATAATTTCGTGACCGATGCCACTAATTACGACGTACTGACAAAGCCGCTGGAACAGCAGAATTGCTCGACCTTTAACTCATCGGCCAGCTTCATCGACCACATGATTGTGTCAAATGACCTACAGGCCGGTTATATCGACAACTCAGTTTCGGTTCTGCAACCGTTCAGTATTCCGAACTACGGCAACACGACATCTGACCACAATCCGATTTCGGCTCGTTTCGACCTGACGAAACTGACGGCTCCGAATACGGCTCCAACAGTTGCCAATGCCATTGCTCCCCAGTCGGCAACGGTCAATCAGGCGTTTAGCTTCACGATTCCTTCGAACACCTTTACCGATGCCGAAACACCGGGTAGCCTGACCCTGACCGTAAGTAGCCTGCCTGCCGGACTGAGCTTCACGGCTCCGGCTACCATTTCGGGTACTCCCTCGACAACGGTAGGTTCGCCGTTCACGATCATGGTCACAGCGACAGATCCGGGGAGTTTATCGGTCAGCACCAGCTTCCCGTTGACGGTGAATGCCGAAGGGGTGAGCAATCCGGGCAGTTTCACCATTGCCAGCGTGACCACGGTTAACTGTGCAACCATTTCGGCGGGTGAGCGTAGCGTGACCTTTACACCAGTCTACAGCAATAGCGACAACAGTACGATTACGTTCTCGGTCGTGAATGAGACGCTGCCCACGACCAATGCCGGACCTTACACGCTGCAACTCTACACTGATAATCCAATTATTACATTGAAAGCGGAGCAGTCGGGTACGGTAGCTATGTTCAGCTATAGTTGGCTGGCGGCTTGTAATAATCCGGGCGGAAACACGGCTCCAACGGTTGCCAATGCCATTGCTCCCCAGTCGGCAACGGTCAATCAGGCGTTTAGCTTCACGATTCCTTCGAACACCTTTACCGATGCCGAAACACCGGGTAGCCTGACCCTGACCGTAAGTAGCCTGCCTGCCGGACTGAGCTTCACGGCTCCGGCTACCATTTCGGGTACTCCCTCGACAACGGTAGGTTCGCCGTTCACGATCATGGTCACAGCGACAGATCCGGGGAGTTTATCGGTCAGCACCAGCTTCCCGTTGACGGTGAATGCCGAAGGGGTGAGCGATCCGGGCAGTTTCACCATTGCCAGCGTGACCACGGTTAACTGTGCAACCATTTCGGCGGGTGAGCGTAGCGTGACCTTTACGCCGGTCTACAGTGGGACAACAACCTCGCCGATTACGTTCTCGGTGGTGAACGAAATGGCGGCTACAACCAATTCTGGTCCGTATACCTTGTCGTTATACACCGATAATCCGATCATTACGCTGTGGGCCTCTCAGGATGGCAATCCGGCCATGTTCAGCTATAGTTGGCTGGCGGCTTGTAATAATCCGGGCGGAAACACGGCTCCAACGGTTGCCAATGCCATTGCTCCCCAGTCGGCAACGGTCAATCAGGCGTTTAGCTTCACGATTCCTTCGAACACCTTTACCGATGCCGAAACACCGGGTAGCCTGACCCTGGCCGTAAGTAGCCTGCCTGCTGGCCTGAGCTTTACGGCTCCGGCTACCATTTCGGGTACTCCCTCGACAACGGTAGGTTCGCCGTTCACGATCATGGTCACAGCGACAGATCCGGGGAGTTTATCGGTCAGCACCAGCTTCCCGTTGACGGTGAATGCCGAAGGGGTGAGCAATCCGGGCAGTTTCACCATTGCCAGTGTCAACACGATTTATTGTGAAACGATTTCGGCCTCTGAACGGAACGTGACCTTTACACCGGTCTACAGCAATAGCGACAACAGTACGATTACGTTCTCGGTGGTAAATGAACGTGTGCCAACAACCGCATCGGGTCCTTATACCCTGCGTTTGTACACCGACAATCCGACCATCACGCTGAAGGCAGAACAGTCGGGAGTAGTGGCTACGTTTAGCTACAACTGGCTGGCGGCCTGTACGATGCCAGTGCGTCTGGGTGCGAGCGAAACTACTGAAACGTTATCGGTCGTAATACTAGGAAACCCGGTTGTAAACGAATCGGTCGACATTGAAGTACGGGGCGCAACCGGACAGACACTTCGCCTACAGGCCATCGATAGCCGGGGCCGTAGCATCAGCGAAACGTCGATTGAGCGGCCCACACTGGTCGAACGGGCTACATTACCGTTGGGTCGGTCGAGTGGTATTTACTTCCTGCAAATCATGACCGATACCCAAAACAAAGTCATGAAGTTGATTAAGGAGTAA